A window of Citrus sinensis cultivar Valencia sweet orange chromosome 7, DVS_A1.0, whole genome shotgun sequence contains these coding sequences:
- the LOC102620200 gene encoding pectinesterase 3: METIRSFKGYGKVDELEQQAFRRKTRKRVIILIISSIVLVAVIIGAVIGVVVHKNKNDSSSDNMPATQLTPAASLKAVCSVTRYPDSCFSSISSIDASNVTKDPEILFKLSLQVAMNELGKLQNYPSKLKQQTKDPQVIEALKVCETLFDDALDHVNESLSSMQVGSGEKLLSSKKIQDLKTWLSTSITDQDTCLDALQELNVSHYQNSNILKDIRSAMQNSSEFASNSLAIGSKVLGLLGKVDIPVHRRLLSDHSDSGFPNWVGAGDRRLLQEANPKPDATVAQDGSGDYDTIKAAVAAVRKKSPTRFVIYVKKGTYRENVILDKSRWNVMMYGDGKTMTIVSGSLNFVDGTPTFATATVAVAGRGFIAKDMTFINTAGPEKHQAVAFRSGSDRSVFYRCSFNAYQDTLYAHSNRQFYRDCDITGTIDFIFGNAAVVFQNCNILPRQPLPNQFNTITAQGKKDPNQNTGISIQKCTLSRFDDKLTAATYLGRPWKEFSTTVIMQSTIGPFLNALGWKEWVSGVDPPTSIFYAEYQNVGLGSPTSGRVKWAGYRPTLTTDEAAKFTVGNFIQGSEWLAEANVQYQESL; the protein is encoded by the exons ATGGAAACGATCAGATCCTTTAAGGGATATGGCAAAGTCGATGAGCTCGAGCAACAAGCATTCCGGCGAAAGACACGTAAGCGTGTGATCATCTTAATCATCTCATCCATAGTCCTTGTGGCCGTGATCATTGGTGCAGTCATTGGAGTCGTCGTGCACAAGAACAAAAACGATTCATCTTCCGATAATATGCCTGCAACTCAGCTGACCCCAGCGGCTTCACTCAAAGCCGTATGCAGCGTGACTCGGTACCCAGATTCTTGCTTCTCCAGCATTTCCTCCATCGACGCATCAAACGTAACCAAGGACCCAGAAATCCTCTTCAAGCTCTCTTTACAAGTCGCCATGAATGAGCTTGGGAAATTACAAAACTATCCCTCGAAGCTGAAGCAGCAAACGAAGGATCCTCAAGTGATTGAAGCTCTTAAGGTTTGTGAGACGCTCTTTGATGACGCGTTGGATCATGTCAACGAATCTTTATCCTCAATGCAAGTTGGTAGCGGAGAGAAGCTTTTATCATCAAAAAAGATTCAAGATTTGAAGACATGGCTGAGCACATCGATCACCGACCAGGACACGTGCTTGGACGCCTTGCAAGAGCTAAACGTATCGCATTACCAGAACTCAAATATTCTCAAAGATATACGATCCGCCATGCAAAACTCTTCCGAGTTTGCTAGTAACAGTCTTGCAATCGGTTCAAAAGTACTGGGGCTATTGGGAAAGGTTGATATTCCTGTTCACAGGAGGTTATTATCTGATCATTCGGATTCGGGATTTCCGAATTGGGTCGGAGCCGGTGACCGCAGGCTTCTCCAGGAGGCTAACCCGAAGCCAGATGCCACGGTAGCGCAGGACGGCAGTGGGGATTACGATACCATTAAGGCTGCCGTGGCTGCGGTGCGAAAGAAAAGCCCTACAAGATTTGTGATATATGTGAAGAAGGGAACTTACAGAGAGAATGTGATTTTGGATAAGAGCAGGTGGAATGTGATGATGTACGGTGACGGTAAGACTATGACTATAGTTTCCGGCAGCTTGAACTTTGTTGACGGCACTCCCACTTTCGCTACCGCCACCGTTG CTGTTGCTGGTAGAGGGTTCATTGCGAAGGACATGACATTCATCAACACGGCAGGGCCAGAGAAGCACCAAGCGGTGGCCTTTCGGTCAGGCTCCGACCGTTCAGTATTCTATCGGTGTTCGTTTAACGCCTATCAGGACACGCTCTACGCCCACTCAAATCGTCAATTCTACCGCGACTGCGATATTACGGGCACTATCGACTTCATTTTTGGCAATGCTGCAGTTGTTTTCCAAAACTGCAACATTCTGCCTAGGCAACCTCTACCAAACCAATTCAACACCATCACAGCTCAAGGCAAAAAGGACCCTAATCAAAACACAGGCATTTCGATTCAAAAATGCACACTTTCTCGTTTTGATGATAAACTCACAGCTGCAACATATCTTGGTAGGCCTTGGAAAGAATTTTCAACCACAGTAATCATGCAATCCACAATTGGGCCATTCTTGAACGCATTAGGCTGGAAAGAATGGGTCAGCGGCGTAGACCCACCCACATCCATATTCTATGCCGAGTACCAAAACGTTGGACTGGGATCCCCAACTTCGGGACGGGTTAAATGGGCTGGTTATAGGCCCACTCTCACAACAGACGAGGCTGCGAAATTTACGGTGGGGAATTTTATACAAGGCAGTGAATGGTTGGCGGAGGCTAACGTGCAATATCAAGAATCCCTGTGA
- the PECS-1.1 gene encoding pectinesterase 1 precursor, whose translation MTHIKEFFTKLSESSSNQNISNIPKKKKKLFLALFATLLVVAAVIGIVAGVNSRKNSGDNGNEPHHAILKSSCSSTRYPDLCFSAIAAVPEASKKVTSQKDVIEMSLNITTTAVEHNYFGIQKLLKRTNLTKREKVALHDCLETIDETLDELHKAVEDLEEYPNKKSLSQHADDLKTLMSAAMTNQGTCLDGFSHDDANKHVRDALSDGQVHVEKMCSNALAMIKNMTDTDMMIMRTSNNRKLTEETSTVDGWPAWLSPGDRRLLQSSSVTPNAVVAADGSGNFKTVAAAVAAAPQGGTKRYIIRIKAGVYRENVEVTKKHKNIMFIGDGRTRTIITGSRNVVDGSTTFKSATVAVVGEGFLARDITFQNTAGPSKHQAVALRVGADLSAFYNCDMLAYQDTLYVHSNRQFFVNCLIAGTVDFIFGNAAAVLQNCDIHARKPNSGQKNMVTAQGRTDPNQNTGIVIQKSRIGATSDLKPVQGSFPTYLGRPWKEYSRTVIMQSSITDLIHPAGWHEWDGNFALNTLFYGEHQNSGAGAGTSGRVKWKGFRVITSATEAQAFTPGSFIAGSSWLGSTGFPFSLGL comes from the exons atgacccACATAAAAGAATTCTTCACAAAACTTTCTGAATCTTCTAGCAACCAAAACATTTCCAATATtcccaagaaaaaaaagaaactattCTTAGCTCTTTTTGCAACGCTACTCGTTGTTGCTGCCGTAATCGGCATTGTCGCCGGAGTGAACTCAAGAAAAAACTCCGGCGACAACGGCAACGAGCCTCATCATGCTATCCTCAAATCATCATGCAGCAGCACAAGGTACCCGGACTTATGCTTTTCGGCTATTGCTGCCGTTCCAGAGGCCTCCAAAAAGGTGACAAGCCAAAAGGACGTTATTGAGATGTCCTTAAATATCACAACAACAGCCGTGGAACACAACTACTTCGGGATTCAGAAGCTCTTGAAGAGAACGAATCTCACCAAACGGGAAAAGGTTGCTCTCCATGACTGTCTTGAGACGATCGATGAGACTCTTGATGAGTTACACAAAGCCGTCGAGGATCTTGAGGAGTACCCGAACAAGAAATCTTTATCACAGCATGCGGATGATCTCAAAACCTTAATGAGTGCCGCGATGACCAATCAGGGGACGTGTCTTGATGGGTTCTCGCATGATGATGCTAATAAGCACGTGCGGGATGCGTTGTCAGACGGCCAGGTTCATGTTGAGAAGATGTGTAGCAATGCGCTTGCTATGATCAAGAACATGACGGACACTGACATGATGATCATGAGGACTTCAAACAACAGGAAGCTGACAGAGGAGACCAGTACGGTTGATGGGTGGCCGGCGTGGCTGTCCCCCGGCGACAGGAGGCTGTTGCAGTCCTCGTCGGTGACACCGAACGCGGTGGTGGCGGCAGATGGCAGCGGAAACTTTAAGACGGTGGCGGCAGCGGTGGCGGCGGCTCCTCAGGGAGGCACTAAGCGGTATATTATTAGGATTAAAGCTGGTGTTTATCGGGAAAATGTTGAGGTGACAAAGaagcataaaaatataatgttCATCGGTGACGGAAGGACTAGAACTATCATCACAGGAAGTAGAAATGTGGTTGATGGAAGCACAACTTTCAAGTCTGCTACAGTTG CTGTTGTTGGTGAAGGATTCTTGGCCCGAGACATTACATTCCAAAACACAGCAGGCCCCTCAAAGCACCAGGCAGTGGCACTGCGAGTGGGAGCTGACCTTTCAGCATTTTACAATTGCGATATGTTAGCTTACCAAGACACACTCTACGTCCACTCGAACCGCCAGTTCTTTGTGAACTGCTTAATTGCTGGCACggttgatttcatttttggtaatgCTGCAGCCGTGTTACAAAATTGTGACATCCATGCACGAAAGCCCAATTCCGGCCAAAAAAATATGGTCACAGCCCAAGGCAGGACTGACCCTAACCAAAACACCGGCATTGTCATTCAAAAATCTAGGATTGGTGCCACCTCCGATTTAAAACCGGTTCAGGGTAGTTTCCCGACGTACCTCGGCAGGCCCTGGAAGGAGTACTCGAGGACGGTGATCATGCAGTCGTCGATTACTGACTTGATCCACCCTGCCGGGTGGCACGAGTGGGATGGTAACTTCGCGTTGAACACATTGTTTTACGGAGAGCATCAGAACAGCGGAGCCGGTGCCGGAACTTCAGGGAGAGTGAAATGGAAGGGATTTAGGGTTATTACAAGTGCTACCGAGGCTCAAGCTTTTACTCCTGGAAGCTTCATTGCTGGTAGTAGCTGGCTGGGCTCCACTGGTTTCCCATTCTCCCTTGGTTTGTAA